In one window of Bacteriovorax sp. BAL6_X DNA:
- a CDS encoding SH3 domain-containing protein → MKESVDSSKNLENSLKKAAQFMNDDFQGNFNFSNLLEKNEKKASKSPISNLLQSTTQTVVASDVETHIEREEKKDNLYKKIEDLERRFETKEVNEKFERLESLLQSIIINQKNVREQIELKSAPKSSPSPIESKDQKPLYIAASIVAISLIVSAMIFKSEPKAQVVTKEIVKPAVAAVQKSFHTPVKYLNLRAIPSTKGQKLEVVAPNTRVEILKTDGDWVQIKYKNYLKGSTHEGWVYDSKNLKSI, encoded by the coding sequence ATGAAAGAGAGTGTTGACTCTAGCAAGAATCTAGAGAACTCATTAAAGAAAGCCGCACAATTTATGAATGACGATTTTCAAGGTAATTTCAATTTTTCAAATCTACTCGAAAAAAATGAAAAAAAAGCCTCTAAAAGTCCTATTTCAAACTTACTCCAATCAACAACTCAGACAGTCGTCGCATCAGATGTTGAAACACATATAGAAAGAGAAGAGAAAAAGGACAACTTATATAAAAAGATCGAAGATCTTGAGAGAAGATTTGAAACGAAAGAAGTAAACGAGAAATTTGAAAGACTCGAATCACTTCTACAATCAATAATCATTAATCAAAAGAATGTTCGAGAGCAGATCGAACTTAAGTCTGCCCCGAAATCTTCTCCATCACCTATAGAGTCAAAAGACCAAAAGCCACTTTATATTGCTGCCTCAATTGTAGCAATTTCACTTATAGTAAGTGCAATGATTTTCAAATCTGAACCAAAGGCTCAAGTCGTAACGAAAGAAATCGTTAAGCCTGCTGTCGCAGCAGTCCAAAAATCATTCCATACTCCAGTTAAGTATCTTAACTTAAGAGCGATCCCAAGTACAAAGGGTCAAAAGCTTGAAGTTGTTGCTCCAAATACTCGTGTTGAAATCTTAAAAACAGATGGTGACTGGGTTCAAATTAAGTATAAGAATTATTTGAAAGGATCAACTCATGAAGGTTGGGTTTACGACTCTAAGAACTTAAAATCTATTTAA
- a CDS encoding TerB family tellurite resistance protein, translated as MNFFEFFKSLKADHQSSSINQIHAYLNKKFPNMNDERKVIISCVCGLLARIAYSDFHVSQNEKSKMQKIITGMTQLNAEEAELITEYSIEKMKELSGLDTRSYCKPLVEIMSQHERYQILKALFAIAAADGEVDNVESNEISYIANALVLEKKYFLSAQADVKEYLKTFQV; from the coding sequence ATGAACTTCTTCGAATTTTTCAAATCACTGAAGGCCGATCATCAATCAAGCTCTATTAATCAGATACACGCATACTTAAATAAGAAATTTCCAAATATGAACGATGAAAGAAAAGTAATCATCTCATGCGTCTGTGGACTTCTTGCCCGTATCGCGTATTCAGACTTTCATGTCAGCCAAAACGAAAAGTCAAAGATGCAAAAAATAATCACGGGTATGACACAATTAAATGCCGAGGAAGCCGAGTTAATTACAGAGTATTCTATTGAGAAAATGAAAGAGCTTTCTGGACTTGATACCAGAAGTTACTGCAAGCCACTAGTTGAGATCATGTCTCAACACGAGCGCTATCAAATTTTAAAGGCACTTTTTGCAATTGCCGCTGCCGATGGAGAAGTCGACAATGTCGAATCTAATGAGATTAGTTATATTGCTAATGCTCTTGTTCTCGAGAAGAAGTACTTCTTAAGTGCACAGGCCGATGTGAAAGAGTATTTAAAAACTTTTCAAGTCTAA
- the clpS gene encoding ATP-dependent Clp protease adapter ClpS, which produces MNKFEVGDIDIKKMNTILSTEEDGDVALEDKVRVKKPSKYHVILHNDDYTTMEFVIWVLMHIFNRGQEEAMKIMLDVHNNGRGVCGTYSYEVAETKMNKVMSEAKKEGHPLLCTVEPE; this is translated from the coding sequence TTGAATAAGTTTGAAGTTGGCGATATTGACATTAAAAAAATGAATACCATCTTAAGTACAGAAGAGGATGGTGATGTAGCACTAGAAGATAAAGTAAGGGTTAAAAAGCCTTCTAAATATCATGTCATCCTACATAATGATGACTATACGACAATGGAGTTTGTCATTTGGGTGTTGATGCATATCTTTAATAGAGGTCAAGAAGAGGCCATGAAGATTATGCTCGATGTCCATAATAATGGACGAGGGGTATGTGGTACCTACTCATATGAAGTTGCAGAAACAAAGATGAATAAGGTTATGTCTGAAGCAAAGAAAGAAGGACACCCACTACTTTGTACTGTTGAGCCTGAATAG
- the clpA gene encoding ATP-dependent Clp protease ATP-binding subunit ClpA has protein sequence MMSKKLETIINESIQRANTLKHEYLTLENVLLSLLADDNVREIIEYCGGDLEEIENELNEFIHDESNFSILSDDQIESLSKQQFVNDELRELARENGIVYQPEISMSLQRVIQRAAIHVQSSGKSQILGINLLVSLFQEKESFALYSLQKQGIERFDIVKAISHGLGPDQDEEEVPRIEYVEGEEPQSRSKKGDSFLAKFTVNLNELARENRIDPLVGREEEALRIVQILCRRRKNNPLLVGEAGVGKTAIVEGLAQRIVEEKVPDILKGTTIFNLDMAALVAGAKFRGDFEQRVKGVIKDLEKLDKDGKKAILFIDEMHTVMGAGATSGGSMDASNLLKPALSRGVVRIIGSTTYAEHRKFIEKDPAFNRRFQKIDVDEPSNEDTIAILKGLRPKFESYHSVKISDNVIKEAVALTSRYLMDRKNPDKSIDAIDEAGALNQIRPESKKKSSITKKDIEDVVAKMANIPKITVETTEKDKLKDLNKNLKMLIFGQDHAVNEVSQAIYMSKSGLGDEGKPIASFLFAGPTGVGKTELAKQLSIQLGCHLERFDMSEYMEKHSVSKLIGSPPGYVGHDQGGLLTDAVKKNPHSVLLLDEIEKAHVDIYNILLQVMDHGSLTDSQGRTTDFTNTVIIMTTNAGAKEMDSGSIGLAKSSSKNTGKRDQTIKNFFSPEFRNRLDGIVHFEKLSTEYIVKIVEKFVSQLEIKLAAKNIEIVLNEEAKIWLAKNGFDEKMGARPIARIIDQKLKKPISTEVLFGCLTHGGKIEVVVENNDLKLNF, from the coding sequence ATGATGTCAAAAAAATTAGAAACCATCATTAATGAGTCAATACAAAGAGCTAATACTTTAAAGCACGAATATTTGACTCTTGAAAATGTCCTTTTGTCTTTACTTGCAGATGATAATGTAAGAGAGATAATTGAATATTGTGGTGGCGATCTTGAAGAAATTGAAAATGAGCTTAACGAGTTTATTCATGATGAATCTAACTTTAGTATTTTATCTGATGATCAAATCGAATCTCTTTCTAAACAACAATTCGTTAATGATGAGTTAAGAGAGTTGGCTCGAGAAAACGGTATTGTTTATCAGCCTGAAATTTCAATGTCTTTACAAAGAGTCATTCAAAGGGCCGCAATTCATGTGCAATCAAGTGGAAAAAGTCAGATACTAGGAATCAACTTACTAGTTTCTCTATTCCAAGAGAAAGAAAGCTTTGCTTTATATTCTCTGCAGAAGCAGGGGATCGAAAGGTTCGATATTGTTAAGGCCATTTCCCATGGACTTGGGCCTGATCAAGATGAAGAAGAAGTTCCTCGTATTGAATATGTAGAGGGCGAAGAACCTCAATCTCGTTCTAAAAAGGGAGATTCTTTCTTAGCTAAGTTCACTGTTAACTTAAATGAACTAGCTAGAGAGAATCGAATTGATCCTCTTGTTGGCAGAGAAGAAGAGGCCCTACGAATTGTTCAAATTCTTTGTCGTCGCCGTAAAAATAACCCTCTCTTGGTCGGTGAGGCCGGTGTTGGAAAGACAGCGATCGTAGAAGGACTTGCACAGAGAATTGTAGAAGAGAAAGTTCCTGACATCTTAAAAGGTACAACTATTTTCAATCTTGATATGGCCGCACTTGTTGCTGGAGCAAAGTTTAGAGGTGACTTCGAGCAAAGAGTTAAGGGAGTCATTAAAGATCTAGAAAAACTCGATAAAGATGGTAAAAAGGCAATTTTATTTATCGATGAAATGCATACCGTAATGGGGGCGGGGGCAACCTCTGGTGGAAGCATGGATGCCTCTAACTTATTAAAGCCTGCCTTAAGCCGTGGAGTTGTTCGTATCATTGGTTCAACGACATATGCTGAACATAGAAAGTTCATTGAAAAAGATCCAGCATTTAATCGTCGATTCCAAAAAATTGATGTAGATGAACCTTCAAATGAAGATACAATTGCTATTTTAAAAGGATTGCGACCTAAGTTTGAATCATATCATAGTGTTAAGATCTCTGATAATGTTATAAAGGAAGCCGTAGCTCTAACTTCTCGCTACCTAATGGATCGTAAAAATCCAGATAAATCAATTGATGCAATTGATGAAGCAGGTGCTTTAAATCAAATTAGGCCTGAAAGTAAGAAGAAATCTTCGATAACTAAGAAAGATATTGAAGATGTTGTTGCAAAAATGGCCAATATTCCAAAGATTACAGTTGAAACTACTGAGAAAGATAAGCTTAAGGATTTAAATAAGAATCTTAAAATGCTTATTTTTGGACAAGACCATGCAGTAAATGAAGTGTCTCAGGCCATTTATATGTCTAAATCTGGCCTTGGCGATGAAGGAAAGCCTATTGCTAGCTTCCTTTTTGCTGGTCCAACGGGAGTAGGGAAGACAGAGCTAGCTAAACAACTTTCCATCCAGTTAGGTTGTCATCTTGAGCGCTTTGATATGTCTGAGTACATGGAAAAACACTCAGTCAGTAAGCTAATTGGCTCACCTCCTGGTTATGTTGGCCACGATCAAGGTGGTTTATTAACAGATGCTGTTAAGAAAAACCCACATTCTGTTCTACTTCTAGATGAAATCGAAAAAGCACATGTGGATATCTATAATATTCTTCTTCAGGTAATGGATCATGGGTCTCTAACAGACTCTCAAGGAAGAACAACAGACTTTACAAACACAGTGATAATCATGACGACGAACGCTGGAGCTAAGGAAATGGATAGTGGGTCTATTGGCCTAGCAAAGTCATCTTCAAAGAATACTGGCAAGAGAGATCAGACCATTAAGAACTTTTTTAGCCCTGAATTCCGTAATCGTTTGGATGGAATTGTGCACTTTGAGAAACTTTCTACTGAATACATTGTTAAAATTGTTGAAAAATTCGTTTCGCAACTTGAAATTAAGTTAGCGGCTAAAAATATAGAGATCGTTTTAAATGAAGAAGCAAAAATTTGGCTTGCAAAAAATGGTTTTGATGAAAAAATGGGAGCTAGACCAATCGCTCGAATCATCGATCAGAAGCTTAAAAAGCCAATTTCTACTGAGGTTTTATTTGGTTGTCTAACTCACGGTGGAAAAATTGAAGTTGTCGTTGAAAACAATGATCTAAAATTGAATTTTTAA